A portion of the Aphanothece sacrum FPU1 genome contains these proteins:
- a CDS encoding Uma2 family endonuclease codes for MALIQEITEDLIVPSSDLLSDEPPMETYLHLQQMILLLKCLEWRWRNQQDFFAAGNLTIYYSPRQRKSEHFRGPDFFVVLDVEKKPRKSWVVWEEGGKYPNIIVEILSTSTAETDKGLKKQIYQDIFRTPDYFWFEPETLEFQGFQLMSGQYQVIEPNENGWLWSQQLGLYLGIDNDQLRFFTAEGKLVLTPEETAEQQQQRAERLAEKLQELGINPDDIE; via the coding sequence ATGGCTTTAATTCAAGAGATAACAGAAGATTTGATCGTTCCTTCTAGTGACTTACTGAGTGATGAACCGCCAATGGAAACTTATTTACACCTCCAACAGATGATTTTGTTACTGAAATGTTTAGAATGGCGGTGGCGAAATCAACAAGACTTTTTTGCTGCGGGGAATTTGACTATTTATTACAGTCCCCGTCAACGGAAATCTGAACATTTTCGAGGCCCTGATTTTTTTGTGGTTTTAGATGTAGAAAAGAAACCTCGTAAAAGTTGGGTAGTTTGGGAAGAAGGGGGAAAATATCCTAATATAATTGTGGAAATTTTATCGACCTCAACGGCAGAAACTGATAAAGGATTAAAGAAACAAATTTATCAAGATATTTTCCGTACCCCTGATTATTTTTGGTTTGAGCCAGAAACTTTAGAATTTCAAGGATTTCAGTTAATGTCAGGTCAATATCAAGTAATAGAACCTAATGAAAACGGATGGTTATGGAGTCAACAGTTAGGGCTATATTTAGGGATTGATAATGACCAATTGCGTTTTTTTACTGCTGAAGGAAAGTTAGTTTTAACCCCAGAAGAAACAGCAGAACAGCAACAACAAAGGGCAGAACGTTTAGCGGAGAAACTGCAAGAATTGGGAATTAATCCTGATGACATTGAGTAG
- a CDS encoding PEP-CTERM sorting domain-containing protein, whose amino-acid sequence MNFLNSPKFVTRSLIGAVGLSAIAFLGFAESASALTVVKGSDYWKTKNGSFFNFNDVVGNVEFISRPLGQWTPPGSSEPLKDSKGVTLNLKTDTVVRRLDDITFNTDAQDGEYGVSNVEVVALSLKSKSPVRYKGSLFNIFIDLNTNKQSTGTININEDRTFFSDFTVNFLPSFHPVSKGAATLSCADVFGTAPCDNFSVDLHGRNGKWTRRITEKVIQTEGPSQVRGVVGDINANIHTNLSKTQTDFFVIGIVEHDAGGAGHHTVRTAPEPLTILGSATAMGFGTFFKRKLGKKRQQDKA is encoded by the coding sequence ATGAATTTTTTAAATTCACCGAAGTTTGTTACCCGTAGTTTAATCGGTGCTGTGGGGTTAAGTGCGATCGCCTTTTTAGGGTTTGCAGAATCAGCTAGTGCGTTGACAGTTGTTAAAGGGTCTGATTATTGGAAAACTAAAAACGGTTCATTTTTCAATTTTAACGATGTTGTTGGTAATGTTGAATTTATTAGTCGTCCCCTTGGTCAGTGGACACCACCTGGCTCAAGCGAACCACTCAAGGATAGTAAAGGCGTAACACTCAATCTGAAGACAGATACCGTCGTCAGACGATTGGATGATATAACCTTTAACACTGATGCTCAAGACGGCGAATATGGTGTAAGCAATGTTGAGGTTGTTGCCCTATCGTTGAAGAGTAAAAGTCCGGTACGTTATAAGGGGTCATTATTTAATATCTTCATTGATCTCAATACTAATAAACAATCAACAGGAACCATAAATATCAACGAAGATCGAACTTTCTTTAGTGATTTTACTGTCAATTTTCTTCCTAGTTTCCACCCTGTTTCAAAAGGAGCAGCAACTCTCTCTTGTGCTGACGTTTTTGGTACTGCTCCGTGTGATAACTTTTCTGTTGATTTACATGGCCGTAACGGAAAGTGGACGCGTCGTATCACAGAGAAAGTGATACAGACGGAAGGACCGAGTCAAGTGAGAGGAGTTGTTGGAGATATTAATGCCAATATTCATACAAATCTCTCCAAAACTCAAACAGATTTCTTTGTTATTGGTATTGTTGAACATGATGCTGGTGGTGCAGGACATCATACTGTCAGGACAGCCCCTGAACCTTTAACAATTTTGGGTTCTGCTACTGCTATGGGTTTCGGCACATTCTTCAAACGGAAATTAGGCAAGAAACGTCAACAAGACAAGGCATAG
- a CDS encoding Uma2 family endonuclease, producing the protein MALIQEITEDVIFPSSDLLSDEPPMETELHLRQLMLLIQSLELCWRDRQDFYAFGNLTIYYSPRQRKSEHFRGPDFFVVLDVERKPRKSWVVWEEGGKYPNMIVEILSTSTAETDKGLKKQIYQDIFRTPDYFWFEPESLEFQGFQLMSGQYQAIEPNENGWLWSQQLGLYLGIDNDQLRFFTAEGKLVLTPEETAEQQQQRAERLAEKLQELGINPDDIE; encoded by the coding sequence ATGGCTTTAATTCAAGAGATAACAGAGGATGTGATCTTTCCTTCTAGTGACTTACTGAGTGATGAACCGCCAATGGAAACAGAACTGCATTTGCGACAATTGATGTTATTGATTCAATCGTTAGAATTATGTTGGCGAGATCGTCAAGATTTCTATGCTTTTGGGAATTTGACCATTTATTACAGTCCCCGTCAACGGAAATCTGAACATTTTCGAGGCCCTGATTTTTTTGTGGTTTTAGATGTAGAAAGGAAACCTCGTAAAAGTTGGGTAGTTTGGGAAGAAGGGGGAAAATATCCTAATATGATTGTGGAAATTTTATCGACAAGTACAGCAGAAACTGATAAAGGATTAAAGAAACAAATTTATCAAGATATTTTCCGTACCCCTGATTATTTTTGGTTTGAGCCAGAAAGTTTAGAATTTCAAGGATTTCAGTTAATGTCAGGTCAATATCAAGCAATAGAACCTAATGAAAACGGATGGTTATGGAGTCAACAGTTAGGGCTATATTTAGGGATTGATAATGACCAATTGCGTTTTTTTACTGCTGAAGGAAAGTTAGTTTTAACCCCAGAAGAAACAGCAGAACAGCAACAACAAAGGGCAGAACGTTTAGCTGAGAAACTGCAAGAATTGGGAATTAATCCTGATGACATTGAGTAG
- a CDS encoding enediyne biosynthesis protein UnbU, producing MTITQLISTSNVTPIPQTQPSTINYRLAGLRRFAIAITFLNILGHTFLGFEQSWAQPFVSLITAYIMELLLETVEALSQDKQPRFLGNLTTFIDFLLPAHITALAVAMLLYANERLFPIAFATAVAIASKYLFRVSIGNKLRHFFNPSNFGISVTLILFPWIGIAPPYQFTENLYGWADWMFPGIIICTGTFLNARFTHKLPLIMSWVGGFFLQAVIRSYWFGTPLVPALLPMTGVAFVLFTFYMISDPGTTPIQAKSQVIFGLSVGAAYGILMLFHVVFGMFFGLTLICLIRGLIYYLNPLIERLKSHLSERPFITQI from the coding sequence ATGACAATTACCCAATTGATTTCTACTTCCAATGTTACCCCAATTCCTCAAACTCAACCTTCGACAATAAACTATCGTCTTGCAGGGTTACGTCGTTTTGCGATCGCTATTACATTCCTCAATATATTAGGTCATACTTTCCTCGGTTTTGAGCAATCTTGGGCCCAACCTTTTGTGTCTTTAATTACTGCTTATATCATGGAATTATTGTTAGAAACAGTTGAAGCTTTAAGTCAAGATAAACAACCTCGTTTCTTGGGAAATCTAACTACATTTATTGACTTTTTACTTCCTGCTCATATTACAGCATTAGCAGTGGCTATGCTTTTATATGCTAATGAGCGATTATTTCCTATTGCTTTTGCGACAGCAGTTGCTATTGCCTCTAAATATCTATTTCGGGTTTCTATAGGTAATAAATTACGACATTTTTTCAATCCTTCAAATTTTGGAATTAGTGTAACTTTAATTCTATTTCCTTGGATAGGAATTGCTCCACCATATCAATTTACTGAGAATTTATATGGATGGGCAGATTGGATGTTTCCAGGAATTATTATATGTACAGGAACTTTTCTTAATGCTCGTTTTACTCATAAATTACCATTAATTATGAGTTGGGTTGGCGGATTTTTTTTACAAGCAGTTATCAGAAGTTATTGGTTTGGAACTCCATTAGTTCCAGCCTTATTACCCATGACAGGGGTTGCTTTTGTCCTCTTTACTTTCTATATGATAAGTGATCCAGGTACTACCCCAATTCAAGCTAAAAGTCAAGTCATTTTTGGTTTATCTGTTGGTGCTGCTTACGGAATTTTAATGCTGTTTCATGTAGTCTTTGGAATGTTTTTCGGACTCACATTAATCTGTCTAATTCGGGGTTTAATTTATTACTTAAATCCCTTGATTGAAAGATTAAAGTCTCATCTAAGTGAACGTCCTTTTATTACACAAATTTAA